The Methylomonas montana DNA window ACCGCTATGCGTGCCGCCGCCGGACAAACTGATGCTGCCCAGTTGGGCATCGACCGTGCCGGTGTTGTTGAAGGTCGTGCTGACCGTCGTCGTGCCGGTGCCGCCGCTTTTTCGGAAGATGCCGGCGTTGTTGAAGGCCGGAAAACCAGCCAGATTGTTGAGGTCGCCGAAAGCGGTGGCGAAAACCTGCTGATTGCTCTGGCTGTCCCAGACCGCGCCAGACGCGTTATCGACCCGGCCCGAACCGCCGCTGCCGGTCGCGTTCAAATTCAGATTGCCGCTGCTCCAGGTCACCGTGCCTTCGTTGCGCAGTACGCGGCCAGCATCCAGGTCGAGACCGTTGCTGCTGATCGTCGTAGTGCCTTGTAAGGTGGTGGTGCCCGTGCCGCTGTGCGTGCCGGCGGTGAAGTTGGCGTTGCCGGTCACCGTCAGGTTGCCGGCCCCGTTCAAGGCGCCGCCGCTTTGCGTGAAATTCCCAATAGTCGAGTTGCCGGTAGCGTTGTTTGCGGTTGTAGCGCCGACCAGATTCAAAATGCCACTGGAGATGGCCAGTATTTCGTTACCGCCGTTAGTATTAACACTATTGACCGTAAACGGGCTGCCGGTACTACGGACGGTGATGGTTTGGGCGCCGGCGACGTCTAGCACGGTATCATCGCCGGCACCGGGTAAGGCTGGGAAGGAACTCCAGTTGCTGGTCACGTCCCAAAAACCCGAGGTGTTTGCCCAGTTGACCTGGGCCGCAGTACTTAGTCCGGGGGTTAACAATGAAATGATCATGGCGCTGAGCTGAGTGAGCCGGAAAGGGCTATTAATATGCATCGATCAATCTCCTGGTAATACGTCACAATTTGAGACGAAGTTAATGATTAGGCGACAGAGCTCAGATGACCAGTGCTGTATCCAGAAGACTGGAGCATGCGATCTTTCGTTATTTTTATCCATGACGTCGGTCGCTAGCGTTTAAGCTCCGGAGATACGATACTGAGAGAAGCCGTAGGAAGTCAAATATTAGATGTGGTTCACAAATTTTGATTGCTTTGGTGGATTGGCCTAATCAAGGTAAATCGTCGAGGAAACGTGATAAGGTGCGCTGGCTTATAGATTGCCGCCGTCAGACGCCTCTGTCGAGTGAGCTAGCCAAGGCCGTAACGCAAATAACCAACGGGCATGGGCATTGCGCCGAATGCTAAACGATCCCATGGGCGTACGGTTTCGTCTATTGTCGCCCTACCGACGACACCAAGGCCTTACAGCTGCGTTTTACTGGATAAGCGATAAACCTTGTATTGGCCGGCCTCACCAGCATCGCCCACTTCCAGATCGAATTCGCCGATGCTTTGGACGTGACTTAGTTCAATCGCAAAGCCCTCGCCATACAGGTCTTGAACTTCGGCCGCGATGTTGGTGGCATTATCCTCGGATGACTCTGCTTCGATGTCTTCGGTAGTCAGCAGCAAGATAGTGGCCGTTGCTGGTACGAGTCGCTGTAATTGCGAGACATACTGCTCGCGGATATCTTCGGGTAATGCCGTTAACGCGGCGCGGTCGTAAACGATATCGACTGCTCCCAAATCTGCGGCGGTCAGCGAAAAATAATCGCCGCACAAGATAGTTAATATGCCGCTCCGCCACAACGTGAACTTACCCACGCGTCGGCGAGCCGGCCGCAGCTGGTTTTCCTTAAAAAATGCCCGCACCGCGATGTCGCTCAATTCGACGCCGATAACCTGGTGCCCCTGTTCGGCGAGCCAGAGCATATCCAGGCTTTTACCGCAAAGGGGGACAAACACTCGGCTGCCATGTACCGGATTCAGGCCGGGCCAGAATTGCGCGAGCAAACGATTGACGGCGGGCTGATGAAAATCGGTGCGCCGGTCGCGCCAAAATTGCAGCCACAAGGCATTATCGCGCCCCGTCATGCCAATGCTCGTGCGGATGTTTGGCTAAAGCTTAGAAACCGGCCTTTATAACGTTCGCCGTTTTCGATAACGCGTTCGGCAATCCGACTGGAGCAGTCATATCCCAAGCGGGTCATTTCCCGGCAAAATCCTACCCGGTTGCCGCGATCGGGATCGACAATCACGATTTGCGCGTCCGGCGCGGCATGACTCGCGATGAAAGCGGCCAGTTGATCGGGTTGCTGGCGTTCGTAAAGCACATCGCTGCCGATAATCAGGTCGAATTGGCCTAACTCGGGGTTGCTGATTGCCCAGTTGCCGGTTTGATATTTTAATGGCCCCATCTTATTCAGCCGCACATTCTCGCTTAAGAATGCCTGGCTCAAGGGATGCCAATCGCTAACGGTAATATCGCCGGCCCGGCGATGGATCACCAGACTAGCCAAGCCCAAGCCGGCTCCAATTTCCAGGATACGCTTTCCGGCCAAATCGAAGCTATGCATGGCCAAGGCCAACACCCGGGCAGAAGGCCAAATATGCCCGAACAAAGACCAGCTCGCCGGGGAGATGCCCGCCTGATCGGCCTCGCCTTGCGGGTCGGCATATTGTTGTAAGTCGGCTAATGAGCGGATGAGATAATCGAGGCCGGCCACGGTGACGGTTTCGAATTTGACACGATAATCTGGCATGGGGTTATACGGCAAGGGTTGTGCATCAGGAAAATGTTCTGATCGAAGGCACAACGCTTACTGAAAAGAGGCATGCAGGCCGAAAAGGCACTCGCGGTGTCGCCCTGGAAACAGGGCAACGGAGATTAAGGTAACACATTGGCTACTCGAGTGACCGAGAAGCTATTTTCAATGCTTTGGGGGGACGCCTACCGGACAGACGTCCTCGCTGTCGAACTAACGGGCTGGGGGCATTGCATTCAATCCGGTTGAAACAGATGATCCAGCAATCAGTTAAACGATAAATCTTAAAAAACCGGCACGACCAATACGAATATAAACGCAATGATCGTCCAGATCACGATCTTGGTTTTTAAGGGTGTGTTTCGCCAGAGGGTTTTCAATTCGTCGCGCAGCGCTTGTGATCGGTCTTCAGCGGCGCGGACCCGTTTCAGAGCGCCTTTTAGCGTGCGGCTTTCCTGTTTTTGCTGCTCTTCAAACAGCAGTTCGTCGAGCTGGGAATAAAACACGTCGCAGCTCGGACATTTAAATTCCTCGCCTAACCTGGGCTGGCCGCATTGGGGGCAGTTTTTCATGATAACTCCTTAAAAACCGGTTGCCTTGATGCTATGTCATCGAGGCAACCGGTCAAATTTGCGTCCATGCCTTACGCGGCAATGCCGTTATGTCTGAGCAAGGCATCGATATTGGGTTCGCGGCCACGGAAGTTTTTGAACAGCGTCATCGCATCGCTGCTGCCGCCTTGTTCCAGGATGTTGTGCAAAAATGCCGCGCCGGTAGTTTGGTCGAAGATGCCTTTTTCCTCGAACAAGGAAAAAGCGTCTGCCGACAACACTTCCGCCCATTTGTAGCTGTAATAACCGGCCGCGTAACCGCCGGCGAAGATATGCGAAAAACTGTGGGCGAAGCGGTTGAAGTCCGGCACCTTGACCACCGCCACTTGATCGCGGACTTGTTTGAGGATGCTGTAAATCTGACCGCCTTTGGCCGGGTTGTAATGTTGGTGCATCTTGAAATCGAACAAGCTAAATTCCAACTGCCGCACCATCATCATGCCGGCCTGGAAATTTTTGGCGGCCAGCATTTTGTCGTACAGCGCATCCGGCAGCGGTTCGCCGGTTTGATAATGGCCGGAGATCAGGCCCAGCGCTTCTTTTTCCCAGCACCAGTTTTCCATAAACTGGCTGGGCAGTTCCACCGCATCCCATTCGACACCGTTGATGCCGGACACGCCGAGATGGTCGATCTGGGTCAGCATGTGATGCAGGCCGTGGCCGAACTCGTGAAACAGCGTTTCCACTTCGTCGTGAGTCAGCAAAGCCGGATCGTTGCCGGTAGGCGGCACGGGTTCCTGACCCGTCGCCGCACTCGGCAACTGCTCCTTGCGTTGCCCTACCTCCTGCATCCCGGCAGTCGTCACACCATCCCTGGCGATCGGTGGTGTAAAGTTGCAAGTCAAATATGCGACGGGCGTTTGCAATTCGCGGCCGACTTTTTTTCGGCAGACGCAGTCGTCCATCCAGGCGCCGCCGCGTTTTTTGGCGCGGGCGTAGAGGTCCAGGAAGAAGCGGCCGCGCAATTGGCCTTCTTTGTCCATAATCCGGTAAAAGCGAGCGTCGGGGTGCCAGGTGTCGAAGTCTTCGATTTCGCTGATTTGCAGGCCGTAGAGTTTTTCGACGATGGCAAACAGGCCGGGTACGA harbors:
- a CDS encoding thiopurine S-methyltransferase, with product MTGRDNALWLQFWRDRRTDFHQPAVNRLLAQFWPGLNPVHGSRVFVPLCGKSLDMLWLAEQGHQVIGVELSDIAVRAFFKENQLRPARRRVGKFTLWRSGILTILCGDYFSLTAADLGAVDIVYDRAALTALPEDIREQYVSQLQRLVPATATILLLTTEDIEAESSEDNATNIAAEVQDLYGEGFAIELSHVQSIGEFDLEVGDAGEAGQYKVYRLSSKTQL
- a CDS encoding class I SAM-dependent methyltransferase is translated as MPDYRVKFETVTVAGLDYLIRSLADLQQYADPQGEADQAGISPASWSLFGHIWPSARVLALAMHSFDLAGKRILEIGAGLGLASLVIHRRAGDITVSDWHPLSQAFLSENVRLNKMGPLKYQTGNWAISNPELGQFDLIIGSDVLYERQQPDQLAAFIASHAAPDAQIVIVDPDRGNRVGFCREMTRLGYDCSSRIAERVIENGERYKGRFLSFSQTSARALA